The genomic segment gttgccttatgctgaagaggacatgcccttgaaatgggtgtttcaacaagacaatgaccccaagcacactagtaaacgagcaaaatcttggttccaaaccaacaaaattaatgcctcgcagatgtgaagacatcatgaaaaactgtggttatacaactaaatactagtttagtgattcacaggattgctaaaaaagcagtttgaacataatagttttgagtttgtagcgtcaacagcagatgctactattattgtgaacacccccttttctactttttttttactaatagtccaatttcatagccttaagagtgtgcatatcatgaatgcttggtcttgttggatttgtgagaatctactgaatctactggtaccttgtttcccatgtaacaataagaaatatactcaaaacctggattaatctttttagtcacataccactactatgactctgaacactactgtacatttggaATACTGCATTATGGGTTCCTGCTGAATTcaacagggaaaaaaaataatgactccccagaattttttttcctgTAATTCTCACTGGACACATTCATACATGTATACTCCTTTTCATAATTGTATGTGTTGGACAGTATAATCAAATGAAAGATAAGTACTCtccaacaaaaaataataattgttaGTGACCATTGTGTTCTGTCACCCAACATCTACTTGAACACAGAGCAATTCAGACAATTTGCGTCATTCATTTGTGACGTTGCccattttttttaacacaaataCAGTTGGATGACCTGGCATCATTCAGATGAATACCTGTCTGTATTTTCAATCAAATGGGTCCATGGCGCCTTTTGTATTTTATCTAAAATTGCATCTATTTAGCTCAACAGCTGCCTAAGCAATAAAACACAAGTTCAATGTATTGTTCCATATCTGCATTAGATTAATATGTCGACTATTTGTGTATATTAATGTCACAATTTAAAGACCTAAAGGAAATGCATTCAGATAAGAGGAGAGATCTCAAAAGTCACATGGAATAAAAGTAATAAAATCTCAAGATTATTTCTTGGCCTTgcgtcagactggcatcctgtccagggtgtaccccccaTGCTAtatgactggtgggataggctccagccccgccatgacccttaattggagtaagcaggtataaaaaATGGACGGATGCATGGATTATTTCCTGGAACAGAGAGATACTGTGGGTTCAACAGCACTTCTCTTGAGGACTATAACTGGTCAGAATCCAGAGTGGGACTATTGAATAGCAGTTCTGTGGGAACCAGGAGCTGCGTGATAAGTGCAGAATATACAAACCTAAATTATCTTTGTATCTTAATGCCCATTAGTTCCACTTCAACTCCCAACAAATGGTTGATGTTATTCTCTAAATCCTGCGTTGACAGCATGGAAATATATGAGTTTAGGGTGTAACTTTTTAAATACTCACCTGTTCTTTGCCAAATGGAAAACCAGGGGATGCAAATTTTGGATTTATCTGAAAGGGAGTTGCAGgaattaaagttctccgtcgctaTGACAGATTTACATCAACTGGGCTGCCAAAAGGCAACGTTTGCACTGATGCTGTCCTTAGgcaaaatcaaggctggatgAAAGATataaaatttttgtttttgtccccTCCTGGCAGTGAGTGTCCACGTCCTctctgcaaaaaagaaaaaaaactgtctgtttGAGTGTCTCAGTGCGGTGACGACACAGTGAACAGAGTGTAGAGTTTTATTAACATATTTTTAAGCATTTCTTTTGTTTAAAAGACTCATGATGTAAAATGCAATCATAAAACCTTTTTACCTCTCAGTTAGGTCGCACTTTCCATATAATTACAgaaattcttgattgttcctgctcaaAGACTGCAAGCTAGGTGTAAATCCAGATGAAAAAAGGTGTTGTAGGGAGACGTGCCCTCCACAgcaccccttgattaaaggtccccttgattaaaggtccacttatgaagacatttttcatactattactacttgtaattttaataataataataataataataatacatccaaagacatgcaggttaggtgaactggaaacgtaaattgctgtaggtgtgcatgtgggtgtgaatgtgtttgtctgtctatatgtgaccctgtgacagactggcatcctgtccagggtgtacactgcctcactccctatgactgttgggcTCAACTCCAGCCATGATGAGTGAAAGAGTACAGAAGGTATTGGGGCACTAATAATTCTGACCATGACTGCATACATTCTGTACATCTATGATGATGCATTGTGTCTTTATTTTGTGAGTAAATACAATACACGAGAAATTCCCAACACATTAGCGCCACCCCTTCGTCTTCCCGACTGCCTTCCACAAGATCAGAACAGAATGGAATTTGAAACGTTTAAGCCAAAAATGTTTCCATGGTCAAGGTGTTTTTTGCAGAAACGTTTCAGATTTCGTTCCGTTCTCCGGCTACACATGAACCTCTGTGGGGATTTTGCAGAATCAATCACAGGTGAGTGGCCTCTGTTACACCCTTGTGCACACTCATCCAAACACTGACAGGTTTTGTGGTAATGATGGTAGAAGCCAAAGGTGACTCATAGCATCAGTACAGAAATACAAAGCAGTGTCTCAGTGATAAGTTAGCTTTTCctggatttttattttcttttttaataatctAAACTAGTCCTTCATATACTTAACTAACTGTGCCTTATCCTAGCTGGAACTTGTGAGATATGAATAACTGGTCAGAATGAAAATGGGTGTCGGCAAGAGTTAGATATTTACTCCTCTCAAACAGATCCATGATACATGACCATTACCTCACTCTTTATACTTtactctccttcttcctctttgtgCCTTCAAAGTTTGGTCTTAGGTGAACTATTATGTACATGAAGTTTGCTGCCCAGCCTTTTCCTGTTTTGGTATTCTCTCATGCTGCCAAGTTGATCAGAGGTAGTATTTGGTGTCTTTGTAATCACCAGTGAGGGATTGTGTCTCTCTGTCATCCAGGCCATGTGTCGAGCATAGATAAGCCCCCTTATGAGGTGAAAACCCTTCCTCATCCTGCAGTGTCCCCTCCCAGCACCAACAGCAGGAATAAGGGATGTTCATCCTTTTGGTGATGTTAATTATCTCCTGCAGCTTCCAGGTGggtccagacacacacacacacacacacacacacatctacttTTAGAAAGATAAGTCAGAGAATGTTTCCTTCATCGCTGGATTTTAACGTATAGAGGAGGGTGTTGTTTTAGATGTAAAACAATGCATCTGTTTGAGAAGTCCTCCCATACTGGCAGAGCATGAGAGAGGAACACAGCTTTATCTTCTCATCATAACAATATGTATTTGAAATCAAGTGAAACagattaattctaattcatttcCACTTATGTGTTCCCCAAAAGGCTCTCACCCAACGCGACCTTTACATTGTGTTCTTATTTACCACAGGTGTCTCCGGCCATTAGCCTGGATGAGGTGAAAAAGAACTGGAAGTTGTACATGGATCAATGTATCTATAACATCAGCCGAGATCCCCCGAGCATCGGTGAGCTTCTGCAGCAAAATGACCCCCCCCATGATGAGCTAATCTGTAACCTAGACTTTGAACCTTTCAGTTCATAGGCAGGCATGTATTTTGCCTTTTCTCACTTACATGGATATGCATCTCGGAAGGACACAGTCTATATCCATTAAAAGCCAACGTGTGAAAATCATGTTTGCCCACAAACATGATCTAGTGTGGGGTTTGATGACATAATACACCAGACTTATACCATATGATGAGCAAAAATAGCTGTAGCCTAAATACAACATGACAACAGTATAACTTTAGCACAACCTTGACACTTAGGGAAAACCTCCCTGTGATGTCATGAGAAGTATGACATCATTACAGGCTAAAGCGAAAATGCAAGTGAATCATGAAGTATGTCAAAATTAACAACCAAAAAAAGGAATTTTCAAGCATCTGGAAAATCCCACCATGTTTCAGGCAAGTCCACAGCACAGTGATGGAATATCCCGAGGTACCATGGAGACCATCTCAGACTCTCTAAGGTTTTTCCAactgatgaccttctgggatGCATGTACTTGAAGGTGAGAAAATGGGGCTTCAGTTGAATGGAGACTAATTTGTGGAGAAATGAGCATCGCTCTGTAACGGTGGTATAATATCCAAACCTGTCACAGTCTGATCTGATCTCTGATTGTTGTAGACTTTTTTCTGTCTACCAGTTCattttctggctgactgtgtttctcAGTCACTTTGCTGCACCTAATCTAACCAATCACACAGCTCACTGTCATTTTCACACTATACACTCtcctcatacgagggctgtcaataaagtaacggtccttttaatttttttcaaaaactatatggatttcattcatatgtttttacgtcagacatgcttgaaccctcgtgcgcatgcgtgagtttttccacgcctgtcggtgacgtcattcgcctgtgagcactccttgtgggaggagtcgtccagcccctcgtcggaattcctttgtctgagaagttgctgagagactggcgcgttgtttgatcaaaattttttctaaacctgtgagacacatcgaagtggacacggttcgaaaaattaagctggttttcagtgaaaattttaacggctgatgagagattttgaggtgattctgtcgctttaaggacttcccacagtgcgagacgtcgctcagcgctctcagccgccgtcgtcagcctgtttcaagctgaaaacctccacatttcaggctctattgatccaggacgtcgtgagagaacagagaagtttcagaagaagtcggtttcagcattttatccggatattccactgttaaaggagattttttaatgaaagacgtgcggacggatccgcgcgtcgggacgcagccgacgcggtgcggcggcacaggaaaaacacctccgtgttgataaccatttgtaaaatccaggtggcttttgatggctttcagtggagtgagtatatgagaaattgtttaacagcaggacatgttccaacttgtccttaaggctttcaacagaggtgtttttcctgtggcggagcgtcgcgtgacgcgcggacccgtccgcacgtctttcattaaaaaaatctcctttaacagtggaatatccggataaaatgctgaaaccgacttcttctgaaacttctctgttctctcacgacgtcctggatcaatagagcctgaaatgtggaggttttcagcttgaacaggctgacgacggcgcctgagagcgctgagcgacgtctcgcaccgtgggaagtccttaaagcgacagaatcacctcaaaatctctcatcagccgttaaaattttcactgaaaaccagcttaatttttcgaaccgtgtccacttcgatgtgtctcacaggtttagaaaaaattttgatcaaacaaagcgccagtctctcagcaacttctcagacaaaggaattccgacgaggggctggacgactcctcccacaaggagtgctcacaggcgaatgacgtcaccaacaggcgtggaaaaactcacgcatgtgcacgagggttcatgcatgtctgacgtaaaaacatatgaatgaaatccatatagtttttgaaaaaaaataaaaagggccgttgctttattgacagacctcgtatatgcagttTGACCAGTTGCAGCTCGACTGTAGACTTGACTTGTCTGTTTCCTTGTCTTCCATGATTTCTTGGAGCACATTTATTATATGGACTGTTTACCATTGTTTGTTTGGCCAGTTTAATTTGTTCAGTATTTATTTTATGAGCATTATTAAAGCCATGCcttctttctttgtcttttttattcTCTGCATGCCTTAGTCATGGTTTCTCTCATTAAATCCCATTGCAGTTTGTGCATTGTACATGTGGATCTATCTCCGTGTTTGTGAGAACTTGTGATATTTTCCAGGCCATCTGCAGAGGTTGCACACAGCCTATATGGCATTTAAACCTGTTGTTtctatggtgactggtttatttgGTACCTGGATGCTGTAGGGCAGAAATGCTGGTCTGATTATCTGTCCACTCATTGATGTATATTTCGAAGTCCATTTCGTGATCAGAACCATGGATAGCGCTTCTGGAAGGGCAAATAACATAAAAACTTTTTTAAATCCCTGCAGAGGAATTGAATAATATATGATAGAAAATAATAATTCTATTAGATTATTCTATATGTGTGCAATGTGTGTGATTGTTTGCACTCTAGTACAACAATTTTAACTTTACAGTCCCATTACAGCCAGATATTATTGCCTTACAATAAGGTTTTCTGTCTAAATCGTCCTAAGTGTCCTGATATAAGACCTGAAAGTGTTGTGTATATAATAAAATTCTCTTTTCCCATAGCTATAtatccatgataaaataaaatatttgcccTTATCTTGGGTTAAACACTCAGCAGGGTGGGATTAGATGAACCTGTCACCAGAACAAAAGCAATGTCCTCTCCCTGCTCCTATTTTGTAATCACGGTGCTCGCACTCTGTTTGCTGcactcacaaacacacatgcacacacactctgcTTTTTCTGAGAGAAAACTCGCTCCAATTTTCTCCTgaacaaggggcctaaaacatttCCCGTTTTCATGATATTAGTGCTTAACATGCCAATTTCTGCTCTTCAGTCATTTTGTAGAGTAGGCTGCaagcatgttttatttattttttctttatgggACTGAGGAGTATATGAAAATGACAGAAAGCATCAGTGCTCCAAACACTTTCCTACATTCAAAGAAAAATCACACCACACAAGTATCCATGAGCCATACATACCAACATCTGCCTCTGTTTTTACAGTCACTATTGAAAAGGTAAATGCGGTGGTATAAGTTGAAGACTGGCAATAGGTGGCATTAGAATGAGTTCTGTAGATGCAATAATGGCCAACAGTGTCACAACTTCAAAGATGCCATGCTACTGGTTTCCATTAGTCCACTTTAGACAAATATGAAAtcatattttatgttttatttctgcAGGTCTCATGTGCAACAGGTCTTTTGACGATTATGCCTGTTGGCCTGATGGACTCCCCAACACCACGGTCCGTGTGCCATGTCCATGGTACCTCCCATGGCACCATAAAAGTAAGGAGATGTCTAATTGAACTCGTTGTTCTGCATAGGAAGACATCTCACAATTCTAActggagtgtgtgtctgtgtgttgtagtTCAGCATGGTACAGTGTATCAGGAATGTGATCCAAATGGTCAGTGGACAAATATAAAGAATACCAGTGAGTGTGACTCCAATGATCCAACTCTGGTAAGAATGAACTTAGACTGATGTAGACATTTTGTCTACAAGTAAAAGGACTTAACAAACAAATTGTATGACCACAAGCCCATTTCCACTGCTGAACCCGCGGGTCATTTTAAGGGGTCCAAGGCCTTTGTGATTGTCTCCACCACAGGGACCGCCCTGAAAAGAGATTGTTGGGCCTTTATTAGGGGCAAGATAAGTCCCTGTTCTGGGGTACCTACTTCAGCGCAGCTTTGAAAAACTGTTAGGTGGGGCTTAACACTGATTGATTGTTAACTTACGCAGGTGAAGTCGATTCACAAGGACCAAGCCAGACTAGCGAAACAAGCAAGTGTAAAAGAACCAAAACAGAATAGGAGAGATGACAGATGGACCATGAGGAGGTACAGGCATTGTTGGCTTTCTTCTCAAAAGGTGACGTTCAGCAAGAATTCAAGTCCTCAAGGAGGAATGTGCAAATCTACATTGCAACCAAAACTATTGCAGAATTATTACATCACTGCATGCATAACTGCATGAGCCCAGTGGGGTATTCACAGCAATTAACTCGCAGTGTCTCAGAAGGCCATTCACGGGGCCATTCCTGTAAACTGGGAAGTAGTTTCAGTTCTGGTGGTGGAAGCAGACCTACTGGACCCTGTCACATATCACCCATTTCTCATTCCTAATGTATTTAATTTATTGCAAAGTAAAGACAAAAAAATTGAACTGCTTGtgcttgttttattttgcagCAATACTACGGGCACATTCGAATCATGTACACTGTTGGATATTCTTTATCTCTTGTGGCTTTGGTGTTGGCCCTTGGTATCCTCATATCCTTCAGGTTGGTCtaaattgtgtaaaagaaaatgcagaaaattacaaacatattttctaacttttctttcaaagtctgctctgagtgtttttgagtgtccttgctgtggttaaactaaaaacagttGCAGTCCCATGACGTATTACAACAAGCACTAACGttattttggtttgtttgttttttgttttaacccAGAATACACCTAAAATTctttttctgaggatgacatgatttAAATGCACTGATAAAACCTTTTACCTCTCAATCAGGTCACACTTTCCACATAAACACAgaaattcttgattgttcctgctcagaaACTGCAGATCAGGGATGAATCCAGACGGAGTGTTGTGGGGCGATAtgccctccacaacaccccttgGTTAACGGTCCACTtttcaagacatttttcataGTACTGCTACTACaacttacaataataataataattttaacaactaaaatgtttaaatcagtattactctgggcCTAAATTTTACTATAGTTGTGGTCTAAGTTTTATTGATAAGCCATATAAAGATAGGTTTAGTTTATTTAACTTTTCGGCATAACTAAAGTGGAATGTGAATGTCTTTTTTAAAGTAATGTCTAAGCTtggcattactgggtctgtttggggttctagctttaaaaccaggtcagttaggatgagggaaAACACTcatacactcactcatcttcaaccacttactccaatgaagggtcatggggggctggagcctatcccagcagtcacaggttctgaggcaaggtacaccctaaacaggacaccagtctgtcacagggccacatatagacaaacaaacacgttcACACCTATTGACAATTTGAAGTTTCTagtctacctaacctgcatgtctttggatgtgggaggaagccggagcacccagagagaacccacgcaaacatgcaaAATGagcattgatcccatgaccttcttgctatgaggcaacagtgctaactactaagccaaaaATCTGAAAATGATGATGGCTCTTGTGGTtaataatcttatcaaacaaccatgtaggttgtgatataaattttggttaaaggcaaagaaaaggtgaaaatgtgccaaagaaaatacaaatacaacacacattatgCAGTACAACTAAACTGAGGGGGATCGGGGTGAGAAAATGATCATTAAAACAATGTAAGAGtcactgtgtttttttctttttcatttttcatactgtcccaactttttgtaaTTTGAATTTGTAGAATATTAagcaaaaactaaataaatacataaaaatcaaTCAGGAAAAATTCCATTTTATAGTGCAGCAGGTTAAGAATTCTGTATATCGCCCCATTCTTTTGTATCACTTCATCACTGTCTTAACCTCCCCACCGGAAAGATGAATCCAGAGACACAACTTTATGCTAATTGCTTAAAATGAATTGATGGCTTTGTATCAGGATAGTATTTAATCAAATAAATCATCTAGTGCTTGCGGTGCAGTTTGATTTACAAGTCGTTGAAGCAAGTATCCTGCAGGAGTATGTtccacactctaagaaataaaacaaatttaattgataaagttaaggtaactttttccacataacattgtcaagtgcaaaactatattgtagttgaaattaattaaatcaaatgaaacattattacttaaatccataaaattaacaattgcaagtatattgaaaataattgtattaattacatttaaaacccctgtgtttcatttcttagagtgcatGTTGGCTATGGTAATGTAATTTTAAACTACATTTTATGATAACAAAATGGTGAATAATATCAGTAAGgatttatgtttgtttttctcaCTAATGGCAAATGCATAACTGATCGATGTTTATCTTAATGTTATTTGCATCACTTGTGCTGCTTGCATGAATTGGTAAAACATGATTTAATTGAAGTCAGAGAACATATAATGAATCTGTATTTATGAAGTGCATCATTATATGATGACAAATGGCCAAAATGAATGTAATTTTTCTTGTCAAATAGTGTGCCAGTTAATTTTTCACAGCTGCAGTGAGAATGAcatctaaaataataataacactaatTCCAATTGATTTCTGGAATACATTCTGCATCAGACACAGTGTGTAGGGAAATAAACGCAAGTTGGCAGAAAGGAGTACTGCAGTTACAGTTCAGTTGATATTGGATGACTAAGGTAATTAATTACTTCATGAACCAGTGTTGCTTCTCATTCATCAGAAaattacactgcatgaggaaCAACATCCATATGAATTTGTTTGCCTCCTTCATCCTGCGAGCCCTGTCTATCCTCATCAAAGACGCTTTGTTGGAAGCCAACATCACGTCACAAGACATCAGCAGTGAGCAGGAGCAGGGCTTTTCCAGCGCATCCTTTTCACCAGTCGAGCTGCTGGTCAACAATGAGGTCAGTAGTACCTATGATGTAAGTATCAAGTGTATATCCTTTATTATTGAAGAATGATCATGATTGCAAGAAATGCACCAAACAACCCCAAAATCAATGTTTCTGTTTCCCGGGGGCACCTATGGTATAAGTTTCCAATGGTCCCTGCAGGAGCACTCACTTGCTCACACTGTGGGAGTATACTCAAACCTCTAATAAAGCCCATTACATGTCCAGTGTTTGGTAGATTCACAGTTCTAATAATAACCTTTTGGACCCATTCTAATGTTATTATTTTGAATATGTTAATTATAACATTTTAAGTGTTTTCAGGACTCAGTTTCAcatagttttgttttgtattgtcTAACTTGATGAAAACTATCAATCAGACCTtcaccttaaccctaaccctgactgcatgttcaaaaaaaaaaaaactgactatcAAATTAGACAAGATAATATTTCCCAGAGGAATTACTGTAAATGTTTGTACCTGTAAGGAAACAGTCCAAAGGACACTTGTACTAAGTGTCAGTGAGATCAGTATAATGTCTGAAGGGTTCCGTCTTACACCTATATGTGTGTGTTACTAAAGTTCCatttaataaaatgaaaatggaggGGATTGTCCAGGTTGGTGTTCTTATGTgtcgtcatcatcaccatcttcacAGATACCTCCAGATTTCCTTCCTTTAGATATTAATGTTGTGTGAGACTTCAGCCTTAATGAGGCCTCATCTTAATAATGGACACTGCAGACTGTCAGACTGATGGCAGATCATCTCTTAAGGATCTGTAGATACACATACTGCTCCAGAGTATTTCAGTTTTGTGAACATTCTCTATATTTACCAAAACATTCTCTTGTAGATAACGGTTAGCTGCCGCCTGGCTGTGGTAATGATGCAGTACAGCATCATGGCCAATAGCTACTGGTTGCTGGTAGAAGGCATCTATCTCCACAACCTTCTTGTCATCACTGTGTTCACTGAGAGGAACTACTTCAACATCTACCTGTGCATTGGCTGGGGTGAGCTGATCTGTAGTAAAGTCCTCAATTATGGctcatgatgttttcttttaaaatgtAAAGTCAGAGGTCCTATATGTCAAAGGCTTTAACTATAATGCGCAAAATGACTGTGTGTATAAAGACGACTCTTCTTTCTTCTCAGGTACCCCATTAATATTCCTTGTGCCCTGGGTGATAGTGAAATACCTGTATGAAAATCAAGAGTAAGTTTTCACTGCTTCTCCTCTCTGTATGTTTTTCCACACGCTTCTACGCCATCCTACAATTTTTTTCTATGCTGCAGCTACAATGTGATCAATTATCACATAAGGAGTTGACTTtttgttgtttctgttgttgtttgttttctttttgcaaAACCTATTTTATCTTCTAAATGTAGAAGAAACCACATTGCTGCACTTTGAGACGAGCTATGTTTTTTGTGTGCTCTTTCAATTTACACGTCATGCGTCATTTATCAAACTTCAAACATGTTATATTGTATTGTAAAGCTGAAAAAATCTTTTATTTCTTCCtgtgttttttccccccacagaTGCTGGGGccaaaatataaatatgaattaCTGGTGGATCATCCGCTCCCCAATACTGCTGGCAGTCATGGTAATTCACACCATACcaatttgtctttttgttttctcgAGACAAATGACCCTTTTTCCAAATTATGCTGTTTTGTTAATCATTAGTATGTATTTCCAGAGTGCTTTATTGCTATTTCAGTTGTTTTTAAATACACTTTAAACTGTAATGACAAAATTTTACCTTAAAATCCAACATTTTCATTTGTGTCTGTAATTACTGATAATTCTCAGCACAACTATACGTATTATATTGAAATTTTAAATAATATCTCTCATTCAGGCCCGACATCTGGAACTTTAGATTAAAGCTTTAGGATTaaagattatttttaatttttgctgtgaCTAACTCATGAGTTTGCCATATCCATAAATGGGGCCAAACACTGTATTGTACTGTAGATGTGGTCTGTTTGAAAAGGTCACTTGTGAGCTCGTGTCAAAAGTCAGGGTTCTTATGTCAGAGCACTTACACAGATGCCCTGGCATTTTCCATACATTAATCGTCTGGCTAAGTGGTCTGGATCTTACAGGAATTCCTGTGTTTGAGC from the Thalassophryne amazonica chromosome 16, fThaAma1.1, whole genome shotgun sequence genome contains:
- the gcgra gene encoding glucagon receptor, with the translated sequence MFILLVMLIISCSFQVSPAISLDEVKKNWKLYMDQCIYNISRDPPSIGLMCNRSFDDYACWPDGLPNTTVRVPCPWYLPWHHKIQHGTVYQECDPNGQWTNIKNTSECDSNDPTLQYYGHIRIMYTVGYSLSLVALVLALGILISFRKLHCMRNNIHMNLFASFILRALSILIKDALLEANITSQDISSEQEQGFSSASFSPVELLVNNEITVSCRLAVVMMQYSIMANSYWLLVEGIYLHNLLVITVFTERNYFNIYLCIGWGTPLIFLVPWVIVKYLYENQECWGQNINMNYWWIIRSPILLAVMINFLIFIHIIKILVSKLRAHQMRYTDYKFRLAKSTLTLIPLLGIHQVVFIFVTDESTKDSITLRLTKLFTDLFFSSFQGLLVAILYCFVNKEVQSEVMKKWKRWKLGRNIEEEYRHTYSNTPNVKSSSLLNHMSRLPHLSDITKASVPVCSPEERCMLVDSCHNGVACSKTTGTCTSPLHKETISNCTVVDDISVTDKVQCYKARRKSMESHL